The genomic segment GAAAAAATTCCTCCAGAAAGTTATTCTTTGTTTAAAGACAACTGTATTAGGaccttcctaggtggtgcagtggttaagaatctgcctgccaatgaaggggacacgggtttgatccctgctccaggaagatcccacatgctgcggagcaactaagcccatgcgccgcaactattgagcctgcgctctagggcccacaagtcacaactattcagcccatgtgctgcaactactgaagcccacatgccgagagcctgtgctccacaacaagagaagccacggcaattgccgagaccagctcggcgacttgaggtgagtgacgggtgccgcaagcttgaagaagacacagacacagactgaagagaaaagtgggacggggggctcaagacctctcggatcaagagccctgctgactcatcccaggttgcttttattgagttcgtcggctaacattctcaggttacactcataaacaatcaaaggcctcacatgactgaggcaattatctttgtttacttcctgggtccgagttgagcaggtgtggatttgagctgggggtggagagcaaaacagccctgggggcaggagacctctctcagatattgggggtctgtgccccacccctgttggcctctctgcgactgtgcctgtcttaggttgttcctcccttgaggaatcttacccgtctttggctaaccagccatccctcaggaccaaacagggtgatattagtctccacgccccgcaccctcagctcctccactgctcaagcaggacattctgaatcccatcgctcggcccacatactttaacattttcaaggtttcagaaaggttcccgaatgtcttcccacaggcaatgaggagcccgcacaccacaacaaagagtagcccccgcttgtgacaactagagaaagcccacgtgcagcaacaaagacccaacacagccaataaacaaataagtttataagaaaaatagacaattgtattattatttattttaaatataaatcatatAGCATGTGGCAAAGAATTTAAAGAGTTCAAAAGAGGGCATGAAGAAAATAAGTCTCTTTTACTCTGTTGTTCCTCAGACACCAAATTCTCCTTACATGAAGCAACCGCTGTGATCAGTTTCTGGATCTCCTTCAGGAGATAGTCTGTACAGTTACATGAAAGGTAGCTACACCCTGTAGCtcacttttttcactcaacaatatACCTTGGAGTAATTACGTAACATCACATATAGAGCTACttcatattttatgaaattgAAGATATAGTATTTTGCTGTATGACTGAACCATAGCTTATTTAACTGGTCGTCCATTAATGGGAACTGACATTTTTCTCAGCATTTTGCTATTACAACAATTCTACAATGAATATTCTTGTATTTCATGATTTCCTGTATGTGTGAGAATAGCCATCGGCTAAGTACCTTAGAAGTTGAGTTGCTGGGTTACAGGGCATAtgccttttaaattttgataggaGTTGCTTAATTGTCATATATAGAGTATAAAACTTATACTCCCACCGACTAAGTATGAGAGAACTCATTTCACCATCCTCAACCACATAGTGTGTTATCAAACTTCTTGATCTTTGTTACTCCTATGGTTAAACATAAGATACAATTATAGGCTTattctgtctttatctttttatGAATGAATTATGATCTTTCTACATGTTTAAGAATCTTTTCTGAATGttatttgtttatatctttttgcttaattttcctATTGGgatgtttttctgttctcttactATTTACAGAACTTTGTGTATAGGGAACAGTGTATAATTGGCAAATCATTGAGAATTATTGAAGGGGAAATAATTGAGAAGttctaaagttaaaaatataggattaattagtaaaaaaaaaaaaagcatcttaaGCAGGTGGAAGAGTGGTaggacatttttgttttttaccattaAAATATTATCCTCAGAAATTCACTCCTGATACCCaatcctcattttcttcatctgcagaATTGGGTGGCTGAATTAGTAAAGACAGTTCAATAATAGGATGACTTTTCATTCATGGTCTAGAAGGTACTTCAAGGAGAGCTGGCCCAAGTTGCTAATACAAATCCTGAGTAAATATTTTTACTAATCTGTAATTTCTGAATACTTCCCAGTTAAAAAAATTGGGCCTTAATTTGTTCTCTGGGGTCctggttttcttgttttattgaaaGCAACAGCCCCCTTCTTCCTGCCCACCTTATTTGCAGGGTGCAATCCTCAGGAATCTGGAGCTGCTTGtagtgaaaaaaaatgaggtcTACATCCCAGATTTGCATTTATACCAGTCCCTATATTCACTTGTCTCTGATTTGTGGGCTTTTGCATGATTATGCTACAAGATCATTTACTGAAAGCGAGGGAGAAGTATGGAATTTAGATAGACTAGAAAAGAATTTCTGCTTATGGTCATGACTAAGCAGCTTGTATTAAAGTAATCCTTCTACCAAAAGTAACTATAAAATCTggacaaaatacataaaacaagaaTTTGAAGGCACTGGAGAGCAATCAACACAGGCAAGACTTCAGGGCCTGCAATTCTAAGAAGGGAAGAACAAGGAGATGGGTTCCACGTTCACCTTGAGTGTTTTTTCCTGAGGACAATGACAATCGCTTTGTTGGGGGAAAGATGGGGACATGGAAGCGTGTGAGAAAGAACAGGGGGAAGGAAGAATGAAGTCTCAGCAGAGAGCAGTAGTTTCACTGAACTGAGGAGATAAAGGATTTGGTGTTTATGGCTGCCAAAGCAGCTGGGGTTTGAGAAAAAATACTGGAGAAAGGAGGACCACAGAGAAGTGAGGCTCAAAATATGATGTAGTCTCCTTTCAAGGCATTTTTGGATTTCTCAGTCATTCATGTGCAGGGCAAGATTTCAAAAAATCTAGCAGGAAGCAAAAGAGCTGGGAGTCTAAAGAGCTGAGCAGAGGTTTTAGGAGTCATGGGTTTCTAAGAGTACAGGAATTGGATGTCAGGCTCGCTAAGGTGGAGATATCCTGAAAACAGTTCAAGCTCGCAGCTGAGATCTCCGGAAGGTCATGTTCCTGTGTAAGGGTCACATCCCAGAAATACAGCAAAACTATtttagactattttttttaacatctgaaaatactCCTTAAATGAGATCAAAGTGATCGGCCTTACTCTATCTGCCActaaaagaaaactttgtttttaaattttttaaatataatgttcagcattcaataaaaaatgagGCATATTAGAAACAAGGCAAATGATCAAGAACCAAGAGAAGAAATAAGCAATAGATACATGTTCATGGGTGACTGAAATTTTGGTCAATACTAGGATGAAAAATTATCTgaataaaaccattttttaaaccTGAAAATGAGTTAAATACAATTTCTGTGAATGAGTTAAATACAATTTGGGACTCTTATTCCTCAAGAGTGTCCTCCTTTTTGATGGACAATTTTTATAGTCACAGAAATTTCTGCAGGGCCTTTTTCATATCTTTGTTCCTAAAACTATATATCAGAGGGTTAAGAAGTGGGGTCACAACAGAATAAAACAGAGTCACAATCTTCTGTATTCCAGCACCATGCTCAGAAGTTGGGCCCCCATACATAACCAGTAATGAGCCACTGAACAACAAAACCACAGCCAGATGAGACCCACAGGTGGAGAAAGCCTTCCTTCGTCCAGCTGCTGAAGGGACTTTCAACACAGCTTTTATGACCAGAGCATAGGACCCCatgatgaagagaaagagaatgatgAGGGGAACAGGACTTAAAGTGGAGAACACAAGCTTTATCATAGGAGCTTTTTTGCAAGTGAGTGCTAGAAGAGGACCTGGGTCACACAGGAAGTGGTCAATGATCCTGGATCCGCAGAAGGACATCtgggagatgatgatgatgggaaTCAAGAACCAGAGGAAACCAAGTACCCAGCAGCTGATCACGAGATTGGTGCAGAGACATCCAGTCATGAGTGTGGGGTAATGTAGAGGCCGGCAGATGGCAAGGTATCGATCCAATGCCATAATAGCCAAGAAAAAGCTTTCTGTAGAAcccaaggagaagaaaaagtagaactGGAGAAAGCACCCAGAGAAGGAGATGACCTTGTTGTCAGAGAGGAAGTTGGCCAACATGTTGGGGACGGTG from the Hippopotamus amphibius kiboko isolate mHipAmp2 chromosome 2, mHipAmp2.hap2, whole genome shotgun sequence genome contains:
- the LOC130845955 gene encoding olfactory receptor 11G2-like, yielding MKISNTPNNSSIINGFILLGFPCSREGQILLFVLFSAVYLLTLMANGSIICAVCWDQRLHTPMYILLANFSFLEIWYVTSTVPNMLANFLSDNKVISFSGCFLQFYFFFSLGSTESFFLAIMALDRYLAICRPLHYPTLMTGCLCTNLVISCWVLGFLWFLIPIIIISQMSFCGSRIIDHFLCDPGPLLALTCKKAPMIKLVFSTLSPVPLIILFLFIMGSYALVIKAVLKVPSAAGRRKAFSTCGSHLAVVLLFSGSLLVMYGGPTSEHGAGIQKIVTLFYSVVTPLLNPLIYSFRNKDMKKALQKFL